CCCTGCGCGGCCATGCGCTCCTTCACCCCTTCGCTCTTCAGAACCGCGACCACTTCCTTGTTGAGGAAGGAAACGACGGGTGCCGGAGTACCCGCCGGTGCCAGCAAGCCCAGCCACGTGACGGCCTCAAACCCTGGCACACCGGCTTCGTCCAGGGTGGGCAGGTCAGGCTGGAGGGGCGTTCGCTTGCGGCTGGTCACGGCCAGCGCTGTCGCCTGCCCGTTCTTCGCGAATGCCAGCGCCGTAGCCATGTTGTCGAACTGCATGTCGATCTGGTTGCCTGCCAGATCGACCAGCGATTGGCTGCTGCCCTTGTATGGCACGTGCACGGCCTTTGCGCCGATGCGCTCCAGCATCATCAACGTGGTCAGGTGCTGCGAGGTGCCGTTGCCGCTGGTGCCATAGGAAACCGCATCCGGCTTGGCCTTGATGGCGGCAACCAGTTCCTGCACATTGCGCGCGCCGGACTTTTTGCTTGCCAGCAGCACCAGGGGGGTGTCGGCCAATTCGGTGATCGGGGCGAAGTCCTTCTCGACGTCGTAACTGATTTTCTTGAGCAGATGAGGATTCACCGCCAGGGCAGTCTGCGTGCCCAGCAACAAGGTATAGCCGTCGGGCTTGGCGCGCGCGACATATTCGGTACCGATACCACCGCCCGCTCCTGCCTTGTTTTCGACCACCACGGCGGTTCCCCAGCGCTTGCCGAGTTCATCCGCGATGAGCCGGCCGATGATGTCGGTAGCGCCGCCGGGAGCGAACGGGACCACGATCACGACACGGCCCGTATGGGGATAGCCCTGCGGGCCGGCGGTCTGCGCAAAAGCAGCCACACTGCCCAGGGAT
This region of Alicycliphilus denitrificans K601 genomic DNA includes:
- a CDS encoding Bug family tripartite tricarboxylate transporter substrate binding protein — encoded protein: MFDSFKFKRRRVLSALKAAVLGASLGSVAAFAQTAGPQGYPHTGRVVIVVPFAPGGATDIIGRLIADELGKRWGTAVVVENKAGAGGGIGTEYVARAKPDGYTLLLGTQTALAVNPHLLKKISYDVEKDFAPITELADTPLVLLASKKSGARNVQELVAAIKAKPDAVSYGTSGNGTSQHLTTLMMLERIGAKAVHVPYKGSSQSLVDLAGNQIDMQFDNMATALAFAKNGQATALAVTSRKRTPLQPDLPTLDEAGVPGFEAVTWLGLLAPAGTPAPVVSFLNKEVVAVLKSEGVKERMAAQGFSPRPMTADAFRQFIREETVKFSNLIKANNLAID